From a region of the Brachionichthys hirsutus isolate HB-005 chromosome 9, CSIRO-AGI_Bhir_v1, whole genome shotgun sequence genome:
- the LOC137899217 gene encoding profilin-2-like isoform X2 has product MSWQSYVENLMSDGNCQDAAIVGYADAKYVWASFCGGTFAGVTPDEIDVLTGKDREGFFTGGLTIGNKKCSVIRDSLNVDNDWTMDIRTKSQGGEPTYNLTVSKASKVLIFVMGKDGIHGGILNKKAFQMAEYLRKSGY; this is encoded by the exons ATGTCTTGGCAATCCTACGTGGAGAACCTGATGTCTGATGGCAACTGCCAGGACGCGGCCATTGTTGGGTACGCGGACGCCAAATACGTGTGGGCATCGTTCTGCGGCGGTACTTTCGCCGGCGTAACG CCTGACGAGATTGACGTGTTGACGGGGAAGGACCGGGAAGGATTCTTCACCGGCGGGCTGACCATAGGCAATAAAAAGTGCTCCGTTATCAGAGACAGCCTCAATGTCGATAACGACTGGACAATGGACATCAGGACAAAGAGTCAAGGAGGGGAGCCAACATACAACCTTACTGTAAGCAAGGCCAGCAAAG TATTGATTTTTGTCATGGGGAAGGATGGTATCCATGGAGGAATACTTAACAAGAAAGCATTTCAGATGGCTGAATACCTGAGGAAGTCCGGATACTAA
- the LOC137899217 gene encoding profilin-2-like isoform X1, producing the protein MSWQSYVENLMSDGNCQDAAIVGYADAKYVWASFCGGTFAGVTPDEIDVLTGKDREGFFTGGLTIGNKKCSVIRDSLNVDNDWTMDIRTKSQGGEPTYNLTVSKASKVLVLVMGKEGVHGGGLNKKAYSMAKYLRDSGF; encoded by the exons ATGTCTTGGCAATCCTACGTGGAGAACCTGATGTCTGATGGCAACTGCCAGGACGCGGCCATTGTTGGGTACGCGGACGCCAAATACGTGTGGGCATCGTTCTGCGGCGGTACTTTCGCCGGCGTAACG CCTGACGAGATTGACGTGTTGACGGGGAAGGACCGGGAAGGATTCTTCACCGGCGGGCTGACCATAGGCAATAAAAAGTGCTCCGTTATCAGAGACAGCCTCAATGTCGATAACGACTGGACAATGGACATCAGGACAAAGAGTCAAGGAGGGGAGCCAACATACAACCTTACTGTAAGCAAGGCCAGCAAAG tctTGGTGTTGGTAATGGGCAAAGAAGGGGTCCACGGAGGCGGATTGAATAAGAAGGCGTACTCGATGGCAAAATATTTGAGGGATTCGGGGTTTTAG